CAACCTCTAGCTAGCTAGTTTGTTCTCTTTGACTAGTTGGTACAGTAGTACTAGTTTGGTTTGCATTGTTTTCCTCCTACATGATTGATGATTGTAGGATACAAGTTTGGTATGTCTTATCCCAATAGTCTGGACTCTGGACCTATGGTCGCAACCTTTATCACTATATGTATGACAAGGTTTATGCTTATTCTGATTCTGTTCTTGCGTACACTGTTGTTGTTGGCACAAGTTGTCACAGTGTTCACAAGTGGCAGAATCATATGAATCCTCTAATGATATATAACTTGAAGTTCTCTACTTTCTTTTTGTGCAGACAAAATGGTACTACTACTTGATCCTCGGCATTATTGATGTGGAGGCTAACTATATCGGTATGTAGTTAACACAAGCAGAAAATGTAATCTTGTATATGCCCCCCTTGAATATAATGTCAATGGGGCTTTTATGCGACACCATGTTTGGGGGAACAAACAtaattgttttttctttgtttatgCAGTTGTCAAATCTTATCAGTACACATCTTTGACGAGTGTGATGCTGCTGGATTGTTGGTCAATTCCATGTGTAATTGTTCTTACTTGGATCTTTTTGAAGACCAAATATGGATTCAGGAAGTTCTTTGGTGTTGGAGTTTGTGTGGCTGGCCTTATATTAGTAGTATTTTCGGACGTCCATGCCTCTGATCGAGCTAGTAAGGATATACTTCTCATCAACCTATATTACAGTTCCATATATCTATTTCCGCAAGTGTTTTTGCGAATCCTGATTAGGAAATTACAAAATTGTTGATCTTGTTATATCAAAATTCAAAATCATAACATCTATTTCTGCAATTTCTTGCAGAAGGGCCCAAACCTTTGAAGGGTGATTTACTTGTAATTGTTGGCTCCATGCTTTATGCTTGCAGTAATGTTACCGAGGTAAACTAGCAACTCTTAGCACCCATAAACACTTCATTTTACGTTTCTGGTTTTCCCTACTTgcatttgaaaaatatattatcccTTTCTCAATGCATGAAGAAGATTCATCAATTCTCTTTCCTAAAAGGAAATTATAAATTTTCCTCCCTAATGTTTCAGGAATATCTGGTCAAGAAGAACAACCGAATTGAGTTGATGGCCATgttgggaatttttggagcagttatCAGTGGCATACAAATGTATCCTTGGACTTAAATCTTCTAGCTCCTCCGATAATTTTCTACTGTATCAAAATGATCCTACCTTTTACTCATCATTTGCATGATTCGAAGTACTTTTTTTCCATCGTATCTGAGGGATTTATCACATACTGCACTACATACTATTCTTCACTTGTATATTCCTTGACATTACTACAGAAGTATTCTTGAGCGAGAAGAACTTCATTCGATCAAATGGAATGCCGGCGCGGTAAGTCTCTCTCATTATCGTTTTGGGCACTGGTGCACTTAAAAATTACTCAAAATATCCATAGACATACAACATGCTAAAAACCTATGACCATCCACGTACcatacaaaaaagaagaaaaatattgTGTTCATCTCCAGTAATGTTTCAGGTGTTCCCTTTTATCGGATTCGCATTGGCAATGTTCCTGTTTTACTCGACTGTACCTACGGTGCTGAAGGTACTAGAGGGTTTGTTGAGCTTTACCAGATAATCCTGCGCTCCTGGCTATTTTTGGAGTTCGCTGACAATCTTGCATCTATATATGTCTCCCTTGCCCATCGCAGATTTGCGGGGCAACCATGCTAAACCTCTCACTCCTGACCTCAGACATGTGGGCTGTCCTGATCCGCATCTTCGCCTACCATGAGAAGGTCTGGTTCTTCCTTTGCATTTTCTGCAGACGCAAATTTCCGATTAAATAAT
This portion of the Triticum dicoccoides isolate Atlit2015 ecotype Zavitan chromosome 7A, WEW_v2.0, whole genome shotgun sequence genome encodes:
- the LOC119330987 gene encoding solute carrier family 35 member F1-like — its product is MAPPPEEERGGGGCCARWLRREVLLALALGQLISLLITSTGFSSSELARRGINAPTSQSLLNYILLALVYGGILLYRRQPLTTKWYYYLILGIIDVEANYIVVKSYQYTSLTSVMLLDCWSIPCVIVLTWIFLKTKYGFRKFFGVGVCVAGLILVVFSDVHASDRAKGPKPLKGDLLVIVGSMLYACSNVTEEYLVKKNNRIELMAMLGIFGAVISGIQISILEREELHSIKWNAGAVFPFIGFALAMFLFYSTVPTVLKICGATMLNLSLLTSDMWAVLIRIFAYHEKVDWMYFVAFACAAGGLLVYSYRSSKEADDTAQVTGASDEQSRVGDEESGIQNQVRSSFADGNDNQASYKELPSNGSPSKN